A window from Vanessa cardui chromosome 21, ilVanCard2.1, whole genome shotgun sequence encodes these proteins:
- the LOC124538765 gene encoding FK506-binding protein 5-like isoform X1 produces the protein MNTPPALYGAMNKERKPFTYTPGGLDLSEIKSERMAKRLMRNAMSEGVSETPAQTLKSPPVTPGTIPNFNCLPVQVFPTFQLPANPKSLLKTRNVSDTPKELPSSNISSASPLTTNKYGNDSWREINKPSSDFSNNNISSNYKPAAVHDYKKSTSNPSTILPSYGSYGNTDITLPEICYDAKYFQSEPQGTIKEIGIRSTGSEEKPYENTQVYNPNILLKNATDNEINPVSSVQLASTPLQDVATNNYDQKQVKIVKKQSNTDNESDQNGDTEAAVFIKLPTKTSAAKTETKVEVLKKVLPDGTIEEVKKTITKTTRDGKTEISTKTETRTIPKEIADDVVEIEEEEEEIEDVEINDTEDTVEVSKEVSESKRTESKENGKDVEEQSDDELVSEKAKTEVKENGHIITGEEKLESSTTKKVVVIQSTGEESEEEIEEEIEEEEQEEDGDVEVEEVVIIKKPPNKQSGENEDETENVEDTVEVKENDETKKEEPDQQEQEIEQEEEIEEEEENEDIKESVSNEDVPNVEKEIEVSNEEEQDKEEKAEEKEIENEVHSFKEESKEEVEESYEEAEDLETKVEIKDETSGKPTEEETQIEIKVEVQAEEENKSKEQVVSQEPVAEAITIKEEQKKHEIENEILHKTINSEPRVSFREPSIPFEKVEDIEIKPIGPAQEIIKKSHTEIIRTTTDKPTGALSTQTEYNRIENFVTVNRTTKTLDHAYEQTQQTLPTLKTYFSPITDRVLTTPQPTSKPYQPVYTPDPPTERRHSLLLERLSVDRQVPTGDIYQNNYQSNQSYEQNQWSEEPQSEVLTVSNVKPSTITKNQQWYQQNTKENVISNTVTPTPVLPSQIWNQQNQTPSQNQLPIQPQYQTYTQQQYTPKPEFQSTYVENNSQNIYKSNTNNAQSNIYPTYTPKPSWVSSTFDTKPVSNTASNQYSSLQKDSTESYQKSTQQFNSSYVPPPWEQDSSYISENQNYYQPPPASSYTPNINQNTQSWKPKPPPGKFSKPAPTAYIPPAPNQSFVKPVTVEDTSKVSGRKTYYSEYERRYISVPESTYIPNETKLSAQPDPSPQYYYDNNEPTEFVEPQWRKELREFTEKASQTTTQTESTSVRPPWEEDPKYAASNEYQATATPSWTQTLRPRSWRERSYEPEYAGSKEWPKTNTLGRGRPQSSYVKSNINTIQERPRGVSVDRYNPNNYQSPMPSEHPPVQSHTLNPTIHPKTYHNPSVPAYHGRASAEPREQTPTYPKQRMRVDTRAPPVQSRSFKYLQWITGTED, from the exons ATGAATACTCCGCCGGCTTTATACGGAGCTATGAATAAAGAACGTAAGCCTTTCACATATACGCCAGGAGGACTGGATCTCTCGGAGATTAAGTCCGAACGGATGGCTAAGCGATTAATGAGAAATGCTATGAGCGAAGGAGTTTCAGAGACGCCGGCACAAACTCTAAAATCTCCTCCAGTCACTCCTGGTACGATACCGAATTTCAATTGTTTACCGGTGCAAGTTTTTCCCACATTTCAATTACCGGCTAATCCCAAATCATTATTGAAAACGAGGAATGTATCCGATACACCCAAAGAGCTTCCATCAAGTAATATTTCGTCGGCGTCTCCACTTACAACTAATAAGTACGGTAATGATTCGTGGAGAGAAATAAACAAGCCTTCGTCGGATTTCTCTAATAACAATATAAGTTCTAATTATAAACCGGCTGCAGTGCATGATTATAAGAAATCAACCAGTAATCCATCTACAATACTACCAAGTTACGGTAGCTATGGTAACACAGATATTACACTGCCTGAAATATGTTACGATgcgaaatattttcaatctgAACCTCAAGGAACAATAAAGGAGATCGGTATAAGAAGCACTGGCTCTGAAGAAAAGCCATATGAAAACACTCAAGTATACaatccaaatattttattaaagaatgcTACTGATAACGAAATTAATCCAGTATCCAGTGTCCAGTTAGCATCGACTCCATTGCAAGATGTAGCGACAAATAATTATGATCAG aaacaAGTGaagattgttaaaaaacaaagtaacacGGATAATGAATCAGATCAAAATGGCGACACCGAAGCAGCAGTTTTTATTAAGCTACCTACAAAAACGTCAGCCGCAAAAACTGAGACTAAAGTTGAAGTTTTAAAGAAAGTTTTACCTGACGGTACAATCGAAGAAGTTAAAAAGACAATTACGAAAACTACAAGAGATGGTAAAACAGAAATTTCGACTAAAACCGAGACTCGAACAATACCAAAGGAAATCGCTGATGATGTCGTCGAAATCGAAGAAGAAGAGGAAGAAATTGAAGATGTCGAGATAAACGATACTGAAGATACTGTCGAAGTTTCAAAAGAAGTCTCAGAAAGCAAAAGAACCGAATCAAAAGAAAACGGTAAAGATGTTGAAGAGCAAAGCGACGATGAATTGGTTAGTGAAAAAGCAAAGACTGAAGTAAAAGAAAATGGGCATATTATTACAGGTGAAGAAAAATTAGAATCAAGCACAACAAAAAAAGTTGTTGTAATACAATCGACTGGCGAAGAATCTGAGGAAGAAATTGAAGAAGAGATAGAAGAGGAGGAACAAGAGGAAGATGGAGATGTGGAGGTAGAAGAAGTAGTAATAATTAAGAAGCCGCCTAATAAACAATCTGGAGAAAATGAAGATGAAACTGAAAATGTGGAAGATACTGTAGAAGTAAAAGAAAATGATGAAACAAAGAAAGAAGAGCCTGATCAGCAAGAACAAGAAATAGAGCAAGAAGAGGAGATTGAAGAAGAGGAAGAAAATGAGGATATTAAAGAATCAGTTTCTAATGAAGATGTGCCAAACGTGGAAAAAGAAATTGAAGTTAGCAATGAAGAAGAACAAGACAAAGAAGAAAAAGCAGAGGAAAAGGAAATTGAAAATGAagttcatagttttaaagaAGAAAGTAAAGAAGAGGTTGAAGAAAGTTATGAAGAAGCTGAAGATCTTGAAACTAAAGTTGAAATCAAGGATGAGACTTCTGGTAAACCAACAGAAGAAGAAACTCAAATTGAAATAAAGGTTGAGGTTCAGGccgaagaagaaaataaaagtaaagaacaGGTTGTATCACAAGAGCCTGTAGCCGaagcaataacaataaaagaaGAGCAGAAAAAACatgaaattgaaaatgaaattcttcataaaacaataaattctgAACCAAGGGTATCATTTAGGGAGCCTTCAATACCTTTTGAAAAAGTAGAAGATATTGAAATAAAGCCTATTGGCCCAGCTCAggaaattatcaaaaaatctCATACTGAAATAATAAGAACGACAACTGACAAACCAACTGGAGCCTTAAGTACACAGACTGAATATAACAGAATAGAAAATTTTGTGACGGTAAATCGCACAACAAAGACTTTAGACCATGCCTATGAGCAAACGCAGCAAACACTTCCTACATTGAAAACTTATTTTTCACCAATTACCGATAGAGTATTGACTACCCCACAACCAACATCGAAACCATACCAGCCTGTTTACACACCAGATCCCCCGACAGAAAGACGTCATAGCTTACTTCTTGAAAGACTTAGTGTGGATCGTCAAGTTCCTACAGGAgatatatatcaaaacaattatcaaagcaACCAGAGCTATGAACAAAATCAATGGTCGGAAGAACCACAGTCTGAAGTTTTGACAGTGAGCAATGTTAAACCTAGTACGATAACTAAAAACCAACAATGGTATCAACAAAATACGAAAGAAAATGTCATATCCAATACCGTGACGCCCACTCCTGTTCTTCCGAGCCAGATTTGGAATCAACAAAACCAAACTCCATCACAAAACCAACTACCTATACAACCACAATATCAAACATACACACAGCAACAATACACACCCAAACCTGAGTTTCAATCAACTTACGTAGAAAATAATTCCCAAAACATCTATAAAAGTAATACCAACAACGCTCAGTCTAATATATATCCAACTTATACTCCAAAACCAAGTTGGGTAAGTAGTACATTTGATACAAAGCCGGTTTCCAATACAGCTTCCAATCAATACTCATCACTACAAAAAGATTCGACAGAAAGCTACCAGAAGTCGACTCAGCAATTTAATTCATCCTATGTTCCACCTCCGTGGGAACAGGATTCGAGTTACATCTCTGAGAATCAAAATTACTATCAGCCACCCCCAGCGTCATCTTACACTCCTAACATTAACCAAAATACTCAATCATGGAAACCAAAACCACCTCCGGGAAAGTTTTCAAAACCGGCACCAACTGCGTACATACCACCTGCTCCAAACCAATCTTTTGTTAAGCCTGTAACGGTTGAGGATACATCTAAAGTATCTGGACGAAAAACCTACTATAGTGAATATGAACGGCGTTATATATCTGTACCGGAATCAACTTACATACCCAATGAAACTAAGCTGTCAGCCCAGCCTGACCCATCGCctcaatattattatgataataatgaacCAACTGAATTTGTTGAGCCACAATGGCGTAAGGAATTAAGAGAGTTTACAGAGAAGGCTTCTCAAACGACAACCCAAACTGAAAGTACATCTGTAAGACCACCTTGGGAGGAAGATCCTAAGTATGCGGCTTCCAATGAATACCAAGCAACTGCGACACCAAGTTGGACGCAAACGTTAAGGCCACGATCCTGGCGAGAAAGGAGCTATGAGCCAGAATATGCTGGTTCGAAAGAGTGGCCAAAAACAAATACTCTTGGTCGTGGACGGCCACAAAGTTCGTATGTTAAGAGTAATATCAATACGATACAAGAGAGGCCGCGAGGAGTATCAGTTGATAGATACAATCCAAATAATTATCAGTCTCCAATGCCGTCGGAACATCCGCCCGTTCAGAGCCACACTTTGAACCCGACTATTCATCCAAAAACGTATCATAATCCGTCTGTGCCTGCTTACCACGGTCGTGCTTCTGCAGAACCTAG agAGCAAACTCCGACGTACCCAAAACAACGGATGAGAGTGGATACGAGAGCTCCTCCCGTTCAGTCAAGATCGTTTAAGTACCTCCAATGGATAACCGGTACAGAAGATTGA
- the LOC124538765 gene encoding probable serine/threonine-protein kinase kinX isoform X2 — protein MSSEEESVKTEVKKQVKIVKKQSNTDNESDQNGDTEAAVFIKLPTKTSAAKTETKVEVLKKVLPDGTIEEVKKTITKTTRDGKTEISTKTETRTIPKEIADDVVEIEEEEEEIEDVEINDTEDTVEVSKEVSESKRTESKENGKDVEEQSDDELVSEKAKTEVKENGHIITGEEKLESSTTKKVVVIQSTGEESEEEIEEEIEEEEQEEDGDVEVEEVVIIKKPPNKQSGENEDETENVEDTVEVKENDETKKEEPDQQEQEIEQEEEIEEEEENEDIKESVSNEDVPNVEKEIEVSNEEEQDKEEKAEEKEIENEVHSFKEESKEEVEESYEEAEDLETKVEIKDETSGKPTEEETQIEIKVEVQAEEENKSKEQVVSQEPVAEAITIKEEQKKHEIENEILHKTINSEPRVSFREPSIPFEKVEDIEIKPIGPAQEIIKKSHTEIIRTTTDKPTGALSTQTEYNRIENFVTVNRTTKTLDHAYEQTQQTLPTLKTYFSPITDRVLTTPQPTSKPYQPVYTPDPPTERRHSLLLERLSVDRQVPTGDIYQNNYQSNQSYEQNQWSEEPQSEVLTVSNVKPSTITKNQQWYQQNTKENVISNTVTPTPVLPSQIWNQQNQTPSQNQLPIQPQYQTYTQQQYTPKPEFQSTYVENNSQNIYKSNTNNAQSNIYPTYTPKPSWVSSTFDTKPVSNTASNQYSSLQKDSTESYQKSTQQFNSSYVPPPWEQDSSYISENQNYYQPPPASSYTPNINQNTQSWKPKPPPGKFSKPAPTAYIPPAPNQSFVKPVTVEDTSKVSGRKTYYSEYERRYISVPESTYIPNETKLSAQPDPSPQYYYDNNEPTEFVEPQWRKELREFTEKASQTTTQTESTSVRPPWEEDPKYAASNEYQATATPSWTQTLRPRSWRERSYEPEYAGSKEWPKTNTLGRGRPQSSYVKSNINTIQERPRGVSVDRYNPNNYQSPMPSEHPPVQSHTLNPTIHPKTYHNPSVPAYHGRASAEPREQTPTYPKQRMRVDTRAPPVQSRSFKYLQWITGTED, from the exons ATGTCTTCTGAAGAGGAGTCAGTTAAGACAGAAGTGAAA aaacaAGTGaagattgttaaaaaacaaagtaacacGGATAATGAATCAGATCAAAATGGCGACACCGAAGCAGCAGTTTTTATTAAGCTACCTACAAAAACGTCAGCCGCAAAAACTGAGACTAAAGTTGAAGTTTTAAAGAAAGTTTTACCTGACGGTACAATCGAAGAAGTTAAAAAGACAATTACGAAAACTACAAGAGATGGTAAAACAGAAATTTCGACTAAAACCGAGACTCGAACAATACCAAAGGAAATCGCTGATGATGTCGTCGAAATCGAAGAAGAAGAGGAAGAAATTGAAGATGTCGAGATAAACGATACTGAAGATACTGTCGAAGTTTCAAAAGAAGTCTCAGAAAGCAAAAGAACCGAATCAAAAGAAAACGGTAAAGATGTTGAAGAGCAAAGCGACGATGAATTGGTTAGTGAAAAAGCAAAGACTGAAGTAAAAGAAAATGGGCATATTATTACAGGTGAAGAAAAATTAGAATCAAGCACAACAAAAAAAGTTGTTGTAATACAATCGACTGGCGAAGAATCTGAGGAAGAAATTGAAGAAGAGATAGAAGAGGAGGAACAAGAGGAAGATGGAGATGTGGAGGTAGAAGAAGTAGTAATAATTAAGAAGCCGCCTAATAAACAATCTGGAGAAAATGAAGATGAAACTGAAAATGTGGAAGATACTGTAGAAGTAAAAGAAAATGATGAAACAAAGAAAGAAGAGCCTGATCAGCAAGAACAAGAAATAGAGCAAGAAGAGGAGATTGAAGAAGAGGAAGAAAATGAGGATATTAAAGAATCAGTTTCTAATGAAGATGTGCCAAACGTGGAAAAAGAAATTGAAGTTAGCAATGAAGAAGAACAAGACAAAGAAGAAAAAGCAGAGGAAAAGGAAATTGAAAATGAagttcatagttttaaagaAGAAAGTAAAGAAGAGGTTGAAGAAAGTTATGAAGAAGCTGAAGATCTTGAAACTAAAGTTGAAATCAAGGATGAGACTTCTGGTAAACCAACAGAAGAAGAAACTCAAATTGAAATAAAGGTTGAGGTTCAGGccgaagaagaaaataaaagtaaagaacaGGTTGTATCACAAGAGCCTGTAGCCGaagcaataacaataaaagaaGAGCAGAAAAAACatgaaattgaaaatgaaattcttcataaaacaataaattctgAACCAAGGGTATCATTTAGGGAGCCTTCAATACCTTTTGAAAAAGTAGAAGATATTGAAATAAAGCCTATTGGCCCAGCTCAggaaattatcaaaaaatctCATACTGAAATAATAAGAACGACAACTGACAAACCAACTGGAGCCTTAAGTACACAGACTGAATATAACAGAATAGAAAATTTTGTGACGGTAAATCGCACAACAAAGACTTTAGACCATGCCTATGAGCAAACGCAGCAAACACTTCCTACATTGAAAACTTATTTTTCACCAATTACCGATAGAGTATTGACTACCCCACAACCAACATCGAAACCATACCAGCCTGTTTACACACCAGATCCCCCGACAGAAAGACGTCATAGCTTACTTCTTGAAAGACTTAGTGTGGATCGTCAAGTTCCTACAGGAgatatatatcaaaacaattatcaaagcaACCAGAGCTATGAACAAAATCAATGGTCGGAAGAACCACAGTCTGAAGTTTTGACAGTGAGCAATGTTAAACCTAGTACGATAACTAAAAACCAACAATGGTATCAACAAAATACGAAAGAAAATGTCATATCCAATACCGTGACGCCCACTCCTGTTCTTCCGAGCCAGATTTGGAATCAACAAAACCAAACTCCATCACAAAACCAACTACCTATACAACCACAATATCAAACATACACACAGCAACAATACACACCCAAACCTGAGTTTCAATCAACTTACGTAGAAAATAATTCCCAAAACATCTATAAAAGTAATACCAACAACGCTCAGTCTAATATATATCCAACTTATACTCCAAAACCAAGTTGGGTAAGTAGTACATTTGATACAAAGCCGGTTTCCAATACAGCTTCCAATCAATACTCATCACTACAAAAAGATTCGACAGAAAGCTACCAGAAGTCGACTCAGCAATTTAATTCATCCTATGTTCCACCTCCGTGGGAACAGGATTCGAGTTACATCTCTGAGAATCAAAATTACTATCAGCCACCCCCAGCGTCATCTTACACTCCTAACATTAACCAAAATACTCAATCATGGAAACCAAAACCACCTCCGGGAAAGTTTTCAAAACCGGCACCAACTGCGTACATACCACCTGCTCCAAACCAATCTTTTGTTAAGCCTGTAACGGTTGAGGATACATCTAAAGTATCTGGACGAAAAACCTACTATAGTGAATATGAACGGCGTTATATATCTGTACCGGAATCAACTTACATACCCAATGAAACTAAGCTGTCAGCCCAGCCTGACCCATCGCctcaatattattatgataataatgaacCAACTGAATTTGTTGAGCCACAATGGCGTAAGGAATTAAGAGAGTTTACAGAGAAGGCTTCTCAAACGACAACCCAAACTGAAAGTACATCTGTAAGACCACCTTGGGAGGAAGATCCTAAGTATGCGGCTTCCAATGAATACCAAGCAACTGCGACACCAAGTTGGACGCAAACGTTAAGGCCACGATCCTGGCGAGAAAGGAGCTATGAGCCAGAATATGCTGGTTCGAAAGAGTGGCCAAAAACAAATACTCTTGGTCGTGGACGGCCACAAAGTTCGTATGTTAAGAGTAATATCAATACGATACAAGAGAGGCCGCGAGGAGTATCAGTTGATAGATACAATCCAAATAATTATCAGTCTCCAATGCCGTCGGAACATCCGCCCGTTCAGAGCCACACTTTGAACCCGACTATTCATCCAAAAACGTATCATAATCCGTCTGTGCCTGCTTACCACGGTCGTGCTTCTGCAGAACCTAG agAGCAAACTCCGACGTACCCAAAACAACGGATGAGAGTGGATACGAGAGCTCCTCCCGTTCAGTCAAGATCGTTTAAGTACCTCCAATGGATAACCGGTACAGAAGATTGA